The following proteins are co-located in the Diorhabda carinulata isolate Delta chromosome 4, icDioCari1.1, whole genome shotgun sequence genome:
- the LOC130892497 gene encoding grpE protein homolog, mitochondrial isoform X2, whose amino-acid sequence MALMSLRNFVKCGQTLSDTINFNSRSLIISSIRHSNLAEESKTQTQSSTEPDSNVVSNPEIDNLTKQIAELTSQKDELLDKYKRSLAETENIRKRLTKQIAEAKIYGIQNFCKDLLDVADVLSKATETVPKEELNNNNPHLKSLYEGLCMTESQLMNVFKRHGLEKVNPLNEKFNPNFHEALFQQEVEGKEPGTVVIVSKIGYKLQDRVIRPALVGVSK is encoded by the exons atggcATTAATGagtttaagaaattttgtaaaatgtggACAAACACTTAGCGATActattaatttcaattcaag GAGTTTAATAATATCTTCAATAAGACATTCAAATCTTGCAGAAGAGTCCAAAACGCAAACACAGAGTTCAACCGAACCAGATTCTAATGTAGTATCTAACccagaaattgataatttaaccAAGCAAATTGCAGAACTCACATCCCAAAAAGATGAACTATTG GATAAATACAAACGCTCCTTAGCAGAGACTGAAAATATTAGGAAAAGATTAACTAAACAAATAGCTGAAGCAAAAATTTATGGaatccaaaatttttgcaaaGATTTATTAGATGTTGCAGATGTATTGAGTAAAGCAACAGAGACTGTACCaaaagaagaattaaataataataatccacATCTTAAAAGCTTATATGAAGGTCTGTGTATGACTGAATCACAATTAATGAATGTATTTAAGAGACATGGACTTGAAAAAGTTAAtccattaaatgaaaaattcaatccaAATTTCCATGAAGCCCTTTTTCAGCAG GAGGTTGAAGGAAAAGAACCTGGTACAGTTGTGATAGTCTCCAAAATTGGATACAAATTACAAGATAGGGTGATAAGGCCAGCATTAGTTggagtttcaaaataa
- the LOC130892497 gene encoding grpE protein homolog, mitochondrial isoform X1, whose product MALMSLRNFVKCGQTLSDTINFNSRSLIISSIRHSNLAEESKTQTQSSTEPDSNVVSNPEIDNLTKQIAELTSQKDELLDKYKRSLAETENIRKRLTKQIAEAKIYGIQNFCKDLLDVADVLSKATETVPKEELNNNNPHLKSLYEGLCMTESQLMNVFKRHGLEKVNPLNEKFNPNFHEALFQQVNENFIFNFLTLLRMKGGWKVYSPAQIFILIFIYFILMNTNVCFIDLKDIFSFENKKIKFLEVFQNVPYFLIFLSVMDI is encoded by the exons atggcATTAATGagtttaagaaattttgtaaaatgtggACAAACACTTAGCGATActattaatttcaattcaag GAGTTTAATAATATCTTCAATAAGACATTCAAATCTTGCAGAAGAGTCCAAAACGCAAACACAGAGTTCAACCGAACCAGATTCTAATGTAGTATCTAACccagaaattgataatttaaccAAGCAAATTGCAGAACTCACATCCCAAAAAGATGAACTATTG GATAAATACAAACGCTCCTTAGCAGAGACTGAAAATATTAGGAAAAGATTAACTAAACAAATAGCTGAAGCAAAAATTTATGGaatccaaaatttttgcaaaGATTTATTAGATGTTGCAGATGTATTGAGTAAAGCAACAGAGACTGTACCaaaagaagaattaaataataataatccacATCTTAAAAGCTTATATGAAGGTCTGTGTATGACTGAATCACAATTAATGAATGTATTTAAGAGACATGGACTTGAAAAAGTTAAtccattaaatgaaaaattcaatccaAATTTCCATGAAGCCCTTTTTCAGCAGGTAAATGAgaatttcatattcaattttctaactttattAAGAATGAAGGGTGGGTGGAAAGTTTACAGCCCTGCTCAAATTTTTATACTGATTTTCATTTACTTTATCTTGATGAATACAAATGTGTGTTTCATTGATCTGAAAGatatattttcctttgaaaataaaaaaattaaatttttggaagtttttcaaaatgtccCATATTTTCTCATATTCTTATCAGTAATGGATATTTAG